In the genome of Shewanella glacialimarina, one region contains:
- the sspA gene encoding stringent starvation protein SspA — protein sequence MAVAANKRSIMTLFSGADDLYSHQVRIVLAEKGVTVDVLQVDPSEMPEDLLEVNPYNSVPTLVDRELVLYESRIIMEYLDERFPHPPLMPVYPVSRGQSRLMMHRIDTDWYVLVDRIRNGDKADAARKELTESLVALAPVFAEMPYFMNEDFGLADCYLGPLLWRLPVLGINLDPRTAKEINAYMTRIFERESFKASLTEAEREMRMGM from the coding sequence ATGGCTGTAGCTGCCAACAAACGCTCTATCATGACACTGTTTTCAGGTGCCGATGATTTATATAGCCATCAAGTGCGTATCGTATTGGCTGAGAAAGGGGTTACCGTTGATGTTTTACAGGTAGACCCAAGTGAAATGCCAGAAGATTTACTTGAAGTAAATCCATATAACTCTGTGCCAACGTTAGTTGACCGCGAATTAGTGTTATATGAATCTCGTATCATCATGGAATATTTGGACGAGCGTTTCCCGCATCCACCACTTATGCCTGTTTACCCTGTATCACGCGGTCAAAGCCGCTTGATGATGCATCGCATCGATACCGATTGGTACGTACTTGTTGATCGTATTCGCAATGGTGATAAAGCTGATGCTGCTCGTAAAGAGTTAACTGAAAGTTTAGTTGCTTTGGCACCAGTATTTGCTGAAATGCCTTACTTCATGAACGAAGACTTTGGTTTAGCTGACTGTTATTTAGGCCCACTATTGTGGCGTCTGCCTGTATTAGGTATCAATTTAGATCCTCGTACTGCCAAAGAGATTAATGCTTATATGACACGTATTTTTGAGCGTGAATCATTTAAAGCATCATTAACAGAGGCTGAGCGCGAAATGCGCATGGGTATGTAA
- a CDS encoding cytochrome c1 encodes MKKLLIALVTLLPSLAMAAGGHEVDLESANVDLHDKASLERGLDLFQHYCSGCHSTQYQRYDRVATDLGISTDDMRNKYMFTDAKMGELMENAIPTVDAAKWFGAAPPDLTLVARVRGADWVYTYLKGFYADESRPFGVNNTVFPLVGMPHVLQDLQGLSVKDEHGNLVTTGGSMSAEEYDQAVRDLTGFLVYSGDPVKLEREALGWWVLGFLFIFFIIAYLLKKEYWKDVH; translated from the coding sequence ATGAAAAAGTTATTAATAGCATTAGTTACATTGTTGCCATCGCTCGCAATGGCAGCAGGTGGACATGAAGTTGATTTAGAAAGTGCTAACGTTGACCTGCATGACAAAGCATCACTAGAGCGTGGTTTGGATTTATTCCAACATTATTGTTCTGGTTGTCACAGTACTCAGTACCAACGTTATGACCGTGTTGCTACCGATTTAGGTATTTCAACAGACGATATGCGTAACAAGTACATGTTCACCGATGCTAAAATGGGTGAATTAATGGAAAACGCCATTCCTACGGTTGATGCAGCTAAATGGTTCGGTGCAGCGCCACCAGACTTAACCTTAGTTGCTCGCGTACGTGGTGCCGATTGGGTTTACACTTACCTAAAAGGTTTCTACGCTGATGAAAGCCGTCCATTTGGTGTTAATAACACAGTATTTCCACTAGTCGGTATGCCACATGTTTTACAAGATCTTCAAGGTCTTAGTGTAAAAGATGAACATGGCAATCTAGTGACTACAGGTGGCTCAATGTCTGCTGAAGAGTACGACCAAGCTGTACGTGACTTAACCGGTTTCCTCGTTTATTCAGGCGACCCTGTTAAGTTAGAGCGTGAAGCATTAGGTTGGTGGGTACTCGGATTCCTGTTTATTTTCTTCATCATTGCTTACTTGTTGAAGAAAGAATACTGGAAAGATGTGCACTAG
- a CDS encoding cytochrome b: protein MVKNIIDWIDARIPMTATYNRHIGQYATPKNFNFWYFFGSLALLVLVNQLLTGIWLTMNYVPTAEGAFASVEYIMRDVEYGWLLRYMHSTGASAFFFVIYMHMFRGLIYGSYQKPRELLWLFGMLIFLVLMAEAFMGYLLPWGQMSYWGAQVIISLFGAIPFIGDDLTLWIRGDYVISGATLNRFFALHVIALPLVLVVLVFLHLIALHEVGSNNPDGVEIKKNKDENGWPIDGIPFHPYYTVKDIMGVAGFLIVFCYVLFFMPEGGGYFLEKPNFEAANPMKTPAHIAPVWYFTPFYAILRAVPDKLLGVVAMGLSIAVLFILPWIDRCRVKSIRYRSLIHKINIAQFTVSFIILGYLGVVPATPELTIAARIFTFTYFGFFVALWVYSKNEKTKPVPTRVTH, encoded by the coding sequence ATGGTTAAGAACATTATTGATTGGATCGATGCGCGCATTCCAATGACGGCTACCTATAACCGTCATATAGGGCAGTATGCGACACCAAAGAACTTTAACTTTTGGTACTTTTTTGGTTCATTAGCATTATTAGTTCTAGTTAACCAGCTGCTGACGGGTATTTGGTTAACGATGAATTACGTACCAACAGCTGAAGGTGCTTTTGCTTCAGTTGAATACATCATGCGTGATGTTGAGTACGGTTGGTTGTTACGTTATATGCACTCTACTGGTGCATCGGCGTTCTTCTTTGTTATCTATATGCACATGTTCCGCGGATTAATCTACGGTTCTTATCAAAAGCCAAGAGAGCTATTGTGGCTGTTTGGTATGTTGATTTTCCTTGTGCTGATGGCTGAAGCATTCATGGGTTACTTATTACCTTGGGGACAAATGTCTTACTGGGGTGCGCAGGTAATTATTTCATTGTTTGGTGCTATTCCCTTTATTGGTGATGACCTAACACTTTGGATCCGTGGCGATTATGTTATTTCGGGTGCAACACTAAACCGTTTCTTCGCGTTACACGTTATTGCGCTTCCACTTGTATTAGTTGTATTAGTGTTCTTACACTTAATCGCATTACATGAGGTCGGCTCAAATAACCCTGATGGCGTTGAAATTAAAAAGAACAAAGATGAGAACGGATGGCCTATTGATGGTATTCCATTCCACCCTTACTACACTGTAAAAGATATTATGGGTGTAGCTGGTTTCTTAATCGTGTTCTGTTATGTGTTGTTCTTCATGCCTGAAGGCGGCGGTTACTTCCTTGAAAAGCCAAACTTTGAAGCGGCTAATCCAATGAAAACTCCTGCTCATATAGCACCTGTTTGGTACTTCACACCATTCTATGCCATTTTACGTGCAGTTCCTGATAAGTTATTGGGTGTTGTCGCTATGGGACTGTCTATTGCAGTATTATTTATTCTGCCTTGGATTGACCGTTGTAGAGTTAAGTCTATTCGCTACCGTAGCTTGATTCACAAGATCAACATTGCACAATTTACTGTGTCGTTCATTATCTTAGGTTATTTAGGTGTGGTTCCTGCAACTCCTGAGCTAACTATTGCGGCACGTATATTCACTTTCACTTACTTTGGTTTCTTCGTAGCCCTGTGGGTCTATAGTAAGAATGAGAAAACAAAGCCAGTACCTACGAGGGTGACTCACTAA
- the petA gene encoding ubiquinol-cytochrome c reductase iron-sulfur subunit → MSNAPVDTGRRRFLTAATAVVGGAGAVAVAVPFIKSWNPSAKAKAAGAPVEVNISKVEPGQLIRVEWRGKPVWVVRRTEAVLNTLQTLDSQLRDPASEEMQQPEYATNPARSIKPEFFIAVGICTHLGCSPTYLPDSFGEQVEGVTSGFFCPCHGSKFDMAGRVFSGVPAPLNLVVPPHKYIDDANVIIGEDTGAA, encoded by the coding sequence ATGAGCAATGCGCCAGTCGATACCGGACGTCGCAGATTCCTGACAGCCGCAACCGCCGTAGTTGGTGGTGCAGGAGCCGTTGCTGTAGCGGTTCCTTTCATCAAGTCATGGAATCCGAGTGCCAAAGCGAAAGCTGCAGGTGCGCCGGTCGAAGTAAATATTAGTAAAGTAGAGCCAGGTCAGTTAATTCGTGTCGAATGGCGCGGAAAACCGGTTTGGGTAGTTCGTCGTACAGAAGCTGTACTAAATACTCTTCAAACATTAGACAGCCAACTACGTGACCCAGCATCTGAAGAAATGCAGCAGCCAGAATATGCAACTAACCCTGCACGTTCTATCAAGCCTGAATTCTTTATTGCCGTTGGTATTTGTACCCATTTAGGATGTTCTCCAACTTATTTGCCTGATTCATTTGGTGAGCAGGTTGAGGGTGTCACATCTGGTTTCTTTTGTCCGTGTCATGGTTCTAAATTTGACATGGCTGGTCGCGTGTTTTCGGGTGTTCCTGCTCCATTGAACCTCGTAGTCCCGCCGCATAAATATATCGATGATGCCAACGTAATTATCGGTGAAGATACGGGAGCTGCGTAA
- the hflC gene encoding protease modulator HflC: MGRLGLILLVVILGLGFSSVMVVNEGERAIVSRFGKVVKDNIDGVDVTRVFIPGLHFKWPVIDKPRYMDARIQTLDGAADRFVTSEKKDLMVDSYVKWRISDFEKYYLSTNAGIKANAEKLLQAKISNDLRTEFGRRTIKEIVSGKRDELQIDALTNASESAANLGIEVVDVRVKQINLPANVSNSIYQRMRAERQAVAKEHRAQGKEQAEIIRATTDAGVTVKVAGAERNALTIRGEGDALAAKIYADAYNKDAEFYGFLRSLEAYKESFSGNSDIMVLEPESDFFKYMKSMDGK, translated from the coding sequence ATGGGTAGATTAGGTTTAATTCTTCTTGTTGTTATCTTAGGTCTTGGTTTTTCATCTGTCATGGTTGTCAATGAAGGCGAACGTGCGATAGTTTCTCGTTTTGGTAAAGTTGTTAAAGACAATATCGACGGCGTAGACGTTACGCGTGTCTTCATTCCAGGGTTACACTTTAAGTGGCCTGTTATTGATAAACCTAGGTATATGGATGCTCGCATTCAAACTCTAGATGGCGCAGCTGATCGTTTTGTGACTTCTGAAAAGAAAGATCTAATGGTTGATTCATACGTTAAATGGCGTATTAGTGATTTTGAAAAGTATTATCTTTCAACAAACGCAGGTATTAAAGCCAACGCGGAAAAGCTATTACAAGCAAAAATCAGTAATGATTTACGTACTGAGTTTGGTCGCCGTACAATTAAAGAAATTGTCTCTGGTAAGCGCGATGAACTGCAAATTGATGCATTAACAAATGCTTCTGAAAGTGCAGCAAACTTAGGCATTGAGGTTGTTGATGTGCGTGTTAAGCAAATCAATTTACCTGCTAACGTGAGTAATAGTATTTACCAACGTATGCGTGCCGAGCGTCAAGCTGTGGCAAAAGAGCATCGTGCTCAAGGTAAAGAGCAAGCTGAAATCATCCGTGCAACGACCGATGCCGGTGTGACAGTTAAGGTCGCAGGCGCTGAACGTAATGCATTAACCATTCGTGGTGAAGGTGATGCGCTAGCGGCTAAGATTTACGCTGATGCTTATAACAAAGATGCTGAGTTTTACGGCTTTTTACGTAGCTTAGAAGCTTACAAAGAAAGTTTTTCCGGTAATTCAGATATTATGGTGTTAGAACCTGAAAGTGATTTTTTCAAGTACATGAAGTCGATGGACGGAAAATAA
- the hflK gene encoding FtsH protease activity modulator HflK — MAWNEPGNKGSKDPWGNKGGNDKGPPDLDEVFRNLSKRFGGKGGNSAPGQPFNSSILIVFALIALIIWALSGLYTVKEAERGVLLRFGQHIGEVSSGLHWKATFIDEVTTVDVETFRSVPASGSMLTSDENVVKVELVVQYSVSDAYEYLFSAVDANASLREATDSALRYVIGHNRMDDILTTGRDAIRRDTWKELERIIEPYKIGLEIRDVNFLPARPPEEVKDAFDDAISAQEDEQRFIREAEAYSREIEPKARGQVERMSQQASAYKQRVVLEAEGKVARFEKLLPEYKASPSVTRTRLYLDAMQEVMSGTNKVLIDAKNNGNLMYLPLDKLMNNSKADGKAAEPEVERHINSVSGSANIPMTSTTTDGRLSREDRTRQGRG; from the coding sequence ATGGCTTGGAATGAGCCCGGTAACAAGGGAAGTAAAGACCCTTGGGGAAATAAGGGTGGTAACGATAAAGGACCACCAGATCTAGACGAAGTATTTCGTAACTTATCAAAACGTTTTGGTGGCAAGGGCGGTAATAGCGCTCCAGGCCAGCCATTTAACTCATCTATATTGATTGTGTTTGCCTTGATTGCTCTGATTATTTGGGCATTGTCTGGCCTATACACAGTTAAAGAAGCTGAGCGTGGTGTATTACTCCGTTTCGGTCAACACATTGGTGAAGTGAGCTCTGGTTTACACTGGAAGGCAACCTTTATTGATGAAGTCACAACCGTTGATGTGGAAACGTTCCGTTCGGTTCCTGCATCGGGCAGTATGCTGACATCTGATGAAAACGTCGTGAAAGTTGAGCTTGTGGTTCAATATAGCGTGTCAGATGCATATGAATACTTGTTCAGTGCTGTTGATGCCAACGCAAGTTTGCGTGAAGCCACCGACAGCGCGCTGCGTTATGTCATTGGTCACAACCGTATGGATGACATTTTAACCACTGGGCGTGACGCAATTCGTCGTGATACCTGGAAAGAGTTAGAGCGAATTATTGAACCTTATAAAATAGGCTTAGAAATTCGTGACGTTAACTTTTTACCAGCACGTCCGCCTGAAGAAGTGAAAGATGCATTTGATGATGCAATTTCTGCGCAGGAAGATGAGCAACGCTTTATCCGTGAAGCAGAAGCTTATTCTCGTGAGATTGAGCCAAAAGCTCGAGGTCAAGTTGAACGTATGTCACAGCAAGCTAGTGCTTACAAACAACGTGTTGTTCTTGAAGCTGAAGGTAAAGTCGCTCGATTTGAGAAGTTATTACCTGAATATAAAGCTTCACCAAGTGTAACTCGTACGCGTTTGTATTTAGACGCAATGCAAGAAGTGATGTCTGGTACCAACAAAGTATTAATTGATGCTAAAAACAACGGTAATCTAATGTATTTGCCATTAGATAAGTTGATGAACAACAGTAAAGCTGACGGTAAAGCCGCTGAGCCAGAAGTTGAGCGTCATATTAATTCAGTATCAGGTAGTGCCAATATCCCGATGACAAGTACTACTACAGATGGACGCTTGTCTCGTGAAGATCGCACTCGTCAAGGGAGGGGGTAA
- the hflX gene encoding ribosome rescue GTPase HflX has protein sequence MFDRYEAGETAVLVHIEFSDEERREDLLELQLLVESAGARSVGVITGNRRSPDRKFFIGSGKAEELAAMVAATEANVVIFNHALSPAQERNLEVVCQCRVLDRTTLILDIFAQRARTHEGKMQVELAQLRHMSTRLIRGWTHLERQKGGIGMRGPGETQLETDRRLLRGRIKNINKRLDKVDKQREQSRRARKRSDMATVALVGYTNAGKSTLFNSLTLSDVYAADQLFATLDPTLRKLDLPDGSVILADTVGFIRHLPHDLVAAFKATLQETRQADLLLHIVDCADDNMTENFDQVQSVLEEIEADEITQLVVCNKIDLLEDFAPRIDYDDEGKPERVWVSAQKQIGFDLLLQAITELIGTVIYEQTLKIPASAGHYLGQFYRLDAIQQKEYDDLGNCILSVRVSEADWRRLLKQSQGELETFIFDASEVDVSC, from the coding sequence TTGTTTGATCGTTATGAAGCTGGAGAAACAGCTGTACTTGTTCATATCGAATTTTCTGACGAAGAACGTCGTGAAGATTTATTGGAGTTACAACTATTAGTTGAGTCTGCAGGTGCACGCTCGGTAGGGGTAATAACAGGCAATCGTCGTTCGCCAGACCGAAAGTTTTTCATCGGTTCAGGTAAGGCAGAAGAGTTAGCAGCGATGGTAGCTGCAACAGAAGCTAATGTAGTGATTTTTAATCATGCATTGAGCCCAGCTCAAGAGCGTAACCTCGAAGTGGTTTGCCAGTGTCGAGTGTTAGATCGTACTACATTAATATTAGATATTTTTGCTCAACGTGCCCGAACTCACGAAGGTAAGATGCAGGTGGAGCTAGCGCAACTGCGCCACATGTCAACGCGCCTGATCCGAGGTTGGACTCACCTTGAGCGACAAAAAGGCGGCATCGGTATGCGCGGGCCTGGGGAAACTCAGCTTGAAACCGATAGACGTTTACTGCGAGGCCGAATTAAGAATATTAATAAACGCCTAGATAAAGTAGATAAACAACGTGAGCAAAGTCGTCGAGCTCGCAAACGTAGTGATATGGCTACCGTTGCATTAGTGGGTTATACCAATGCCGGTAAGTCGACATTGTTTAATTCGTTAACATTATCTGATGTTTATGCAGCAGATCAATTGTTTGCGACACTTGATCCAACACTACGTAAATTAGATTTACCAGATGGTTCAGTGATATTAGCTGATACCGTTGGATTTATTCGTCATTTACCCCATGACCTAGTGGCGGCTTTTAAAGCCACCCTGCAGGAAACACGCCAGGCAGATTTACTATTACATATAGTGGATTGTGCTGATGACAATATGACTGAAAATTTCGATCAGGTACAAAGCGTACTTGAGGAAATTGAAGCTGATGAAATCACACAATTAGTCGTATGCAATAAGATCGATTTACTTGAGGACTTTGCCCCTCGTATAGATTATGACGATGAAGGCAAACCTGAGCGCGTTTGGGTATCTGCACAAAAACAGATTGGATTTGATCTGCTTTTACAGGCTATTACCGAGTTGATCGGGACAGTGATTTATGAGCAGACTTTGAAAATACCAGCTTCTGCTGGACATTATCTTGGCCAGTTTTATCGACTGGATGCAATACAGCAGAAAGAGTATGACGATCTGGGGAACTGTATTTTATCTGTTCGCGTGTCGGAAGCCGATTGGCGCCGATTACTGAAACAGAGTCAGGGGGAATTAGAGACATTTATTTTTGATGCTTCAGAAGTAGACGTTTCTTGTTAA
- the hfq gene encoding RNA chaperone Hfq — MAKGQSLQDPFLNALRRERVPVSIYLVNGIKLQGQVESFDQFVILLKNTVSQMVYKHAISTVVPARPFNVTSHQGTNASDEDDAE, encoded by the coding sequence ATGGCTAAGGGGCAATCTTTACAAGACCCATTTTTAAACGCTCTTCGTCGTGAGCGTGTACCCGTTTCGATCTACTTAGTAAACGGTATTAAGCTTCAGGGACAGGTTGAGTCTTTCGACCAATTCGTGATCTTGTTGAAAAACACAGTGAGTCAAATGGTGTATAAACATGCCATTTCGACAGTCGTTCCAGCCCGTCCATTTAATGTGACAAGTCATCAAGGCACTAATGCTTCTGATGAGGATGATGCGGAATAA
- the miaA gene encoding tRNA (adenosine(37)-N6)-dimethylallyltransferase MiaA has protein sequence MNKVERPKIIFLMGPTASGKTALAIQMAQQHNCELISVDSALIYRQMDIGTAKPTAEELAQAPHRLIDILDPSESYSAADFRRDALEQIEQIVARGKTPLLVGGTMMYFKALLEGLSPLPAADETIRTQILAEAESLGWETLHRQLCEIDPVSGERIHPNDPQRLSRALEVFRITGKTMTELTQIKSDDLPYDVIQFAIAPTDRKVLHELIAKRFLLMLDQGFIDEVARLKSRGDLHLDMPSMRCVGYRQCWEYLDNEVDHATMVEKATAATRQLAKRQLTWLRSWPDLQWLESGDEMNLVTLMRQCC, from the coding sequence GTGAATAAAGTCGAACGGCCAAAAATCATCTTTTTGATGGGGCCCACAGCTTCAGGAAAGACTGCATTGGCCATTCAAATGGCTCAGCAGCATAACTGTGAGTTAATTTCAGTCGATTCAGCGTTGATTTATCGTCAAATGGATATTGGTACCGCAAAGCCAACAGCTGAAGAGTTGGCGCAGGCACCGCATCGTTTGATTGATATTTTAGACCCTAGTGAGAGTTATTCTGCGGCTGATTTTCGTCGTGATGCACTAGAACAGATTGAGCAAATTGTTGCCCGTGGTAAAACGCCTTTATTAGTCGGCGGTACTATGATGTATTTCAAAGCATTATTAGAAGGTTTATCGCCTTTACCCGCAGCAGATGAGACGATACGAACACAAATTTTAGCTGAGGCCGAAAGCTTAGGTTGGGAAACATTACATCGACAACTGTGTGAAATTGACCCAGTTTCAGGTGAGCGAATTCATCCTAATGATCCACAAAGATTGTCGCGAGCATTAGAAGTTTTTCGCATAACGGGTAAGACTATGACAGAGTTAACTCAGATTAAGTCAGATGATCTACCGTATGATGTAATCCAGTTTGCGATTGCGCCAACAGACAGGAAAGTATTGCATGAGTTGATTGCCAAGCGTTTTCTGCTTATGTTAGACCAAGGTTTTATAGATGAAGTCGCGCGATTAAAGTCCCGTGGCGACTTGCATTTAGATATGCCATCTATGCGTTGTGTCGGTTATAGGCAGTGCTGGGAGTACCTTGATAATGAGGTTGATCATGCGACTATGGTCGAAAAAGCTACCGCTGCCACTAGGCAATTAGCCAAACGTCAATTAACATGGTTGAGAAGTTGGCCTGATTTACAATGGCTTGAAAGTGGCGATGAAATGAATTTAGTTACACTTATGCGACAATGCTGCTAG
- the mutL gene encoding DNA mismatch repair endonuclease MutL codes for MMAIQLLPPQLANQIAAGEVVERPASVVKELVENSLDAGATRVDIEIDKGGSKLIRIRDNGCGIPQAELALALSRHATSKVHTLDDLEAIMSFGFRGEALASISSVARLTLTSKTAEQTEAWQAFAEGSQMDVKVTPAAHPQGSTIDVVDLFFNTPARRRFLKSDKTEFTHIDEWLKRIAIARCDIHFTLTHNGKLVRQYRPANTEIQHQQRLGQICGRQFAENALTVSCEHAGLSLQGYLQSPFDNVISDSSYFYVNGRLVRDRLVNHAVKQAFAEQGVEHQPGYVLMLDLDPHQVDVNVHPAKHEVRFHQSRYVHDFILQALQSALIQIRDLIPTRDPSGEDHSNSNTYPQNESTAEHFSLSESVGTDLSDRHFTSEQPSRPNSISQFGSMRVPGQASQSFGGNSSNSKPRYDVNTSGEASTSKPYTQLPNKHISQTTIESYGQLLQVSDDVSQNTDTSHYSAGMLPNTSTVKPMPNVLNNQFWVIVSESELKLMPIIEVQKTVVQQEILHKLATGLIGQPLLMPVSIKADPDWQLILEQGEPFLRQLGIELTIRYGQLIIKKVPPYLRDSQLATVIPELLQWMAAVKPNNEALALWIAQQSNDKFIAPQTIWQKFCLLTEATQQTILANAKALPWQAWIKDNA; via the coding sequence ATGATGGCTATCCAACTCCTTCCCCCTCAACTTGCAAACCAAATCGCCGCTGGTGAAGTGGTTGAGCGTCCAGCTTCGGTAGTAAAAGAACTGGTCGAGAATAGTCTAGATGCAGGGGCGACAAGGGTTGATATAGAAATCGATAAAGGCGGCAGTAAGCTGATTCGTATCCGTGATAATGGGTGCGGTATTCCCCAAGCTGAACTTGCATTAGCCTTGTCGCGTCATGCCACTTCTAAAGTGCACACATTAGATGATTTAGAAGCCATCATGAGTTTTGGTTTTCGCGGTGAAGCACTGGCGAGTATTAGCTCAGTTGCACGCTTGACGTTAACCTCAAAAACCGCAGAACAAACTGAAGCTTGGCAGGCCTTTGCTGAAGGCTCACAAATGGATGTTAAAGTGACGCCGGCGGCGCACCCTCAAGGTTCGACGATTGATGTTGTCGACTTGTTTTTTAACACCCCAGCCAGAAGACGTTTTTTAAAAAGTGATAAAACAGAGTTTACCCATATTGATGAATGGTTAAAGCGTATTGCCATAGCTCGATGTGATATTCATTTTACCTTGACCCATAATGGCAAGTTAGTTCGTCAATATCGTCCCGCTAACACCGAAATACAGCACCAACAACGCTTGGGTCAGATATGTGGCCGTCAATTTGCTGAAAACGCGCTAACTGTGTCATGTGAGCATGCAGGCTTATCATTACAAGGTTATTTACAGTCGCCGTTTGATAATGTCATTAGTGATAGTAGCTATTTTTATGTTAATGGTCGTTTAGTGCGCGATCGTTTAGTAAATCATGCTGTAAAACAAGCATTTGCAGAGCAAGGTGTGGAACATCAACCTGGATATGTATTGATGCTCGATTTAGACCCACATCAAGTTGATGTAAATGTTCATCCTGCAAAACATGAAGTAAGGTTTCATCAATCACGTTATGTACATGATTTTATATTACAAGCTTTGCAGTCTGCTTTAATACAAATACGTGATTTGATCCCTACGCGGGACCCATCAGGAGAAGATCATTCTAACTCCAATACTTATCCGCAGAATGAGTCTACAGCTGAGCACTTCTCACTCTCAGAGTCAGTAGGAACAGACTTATCCGACAGGCACTTTACAAGCGAGCAGCCTAGCCGTCCCAATAGTATCAGTCAATTCGGTAGCATGCGTGTACCTGGGCAAGCAAGCCAATCATTTGGCGGAAACTCATCTAACAGTAAGCCGCGTTATGATGTTAATACTAGTGGGGAAGCCTCAACATCTAAGCCATACACACAATTACCTAATAAACATATCAGTCAAACAACGATTGAGAGTTATGGACAACTTCTACAAGTATCCGATGACGTTAGCCAAAATACAGATACTAGTCACTATTCTGCCGGTATGTTGCCAAATACTTCAACAGTAAAACCTATGCCGAATGTGTTAAATAACCAATTTTGGGTCATAGTGTCTGAAAGTGAATTAAAATTAATGCCAATTATTGAAGTGCAAAAAACCGTTGTTCAACAGGAAATTTTGCACAAATTAGCGACAGGGTTAATCGGCCAGCCGCTACTAATGCCTGTATCGATAAAAGCCGATCCTGACTGGCAATTAATACTTGAACAGGGTGAACCTTTTTTGCGTCAACTCGGTATTGAGTTAACAATTCGCTACGGGCAGTTGATTATTAAAAAAGTGCCCCCATATTTGAGAGATAGCCAGTTAGCTACTGTGATACCAGAGCTATTACAATGGATGGCAGCAGTAAAGCCAAATAATGAAGCATTAGCGCTTTGGATTGCACAGCAATCAAACGATAAGTTTATTGCCCCGCAAACTATTTGGCAAAAGTTTTGTCTACTTACAGAGGCAACTCAGCAAACAATATTAGCCAATGCCAAAGCATTACCTTGGCAAGCATGGATTAAAGATAACGCGTGA